The region CGGTATAGGCAGAGCCTAAAAGTAGAAGAGAAAACATTAAGGGTTTGGGCAAGACGAGCCAAGGAATCGGCCGAGGCGCCTCTCGGTCACTGCGCCTGATGTGGAATAAATCTCCCGATGGAGCAATGCCAGCATGGGTGAAAGCACAGCCCGGGCTGGTGTTTCCAAGGGGAGCTAGGAGGAGCTTTTGCAGCCGTGTTTCCAGCCTGGGAAGTTTGTGAGGAGGCCAATATtcacaaaaatgaaagcacagcagcataaTAAGTAAAGGGCAGCTCCACCGATTCCCTGTCACGTCgcagagctgggaaggacctGAAAGCCGCTGTCAGAGAGACGCAACTTGGGGAAACCCGCCTCAGAGCAGGAGACCCCCAAACCTCCGTCCCCTGGAAGGGACGGTTCAGTGTCACCCCCTGGACACAGTCCCTGACAGCAGCAGGCTCGCGGGGTGTAAAAGGTGTCGAGGCAGTCGGGGAGGCCAGACCACAGCCCAGGTGAGGTGCTGGGTGATTCGAGCCAGGGCCCTTTGTCCCAGGCGATGTAGAGCAGAGCCACCCCCTCATCCCTGCGGTGCCCTGGACAGCAGCGACCGTGTCTCAGTGGCAGGCGGAGGTTGCCCCCTCTCCCCGGtgtgccctgctccccctgggccCGGGGGGACCCCCATGCCCCGCTGTGCCCTCCTCTACCTGTGCTCAAGAGGCAGCTCCTCCATAGGCAGATTGTGCCCGGCTCCCCCCCAGTGTCCGCAGGGCACCTTCCGCATACCCGGGGGTGCGCAGCTCCCCCTGTGCCCAGTGCTCCTGCCCCCCCATCCAGATGTTCCCAGTTTCGCTATTCCCGGTGCTCCTGGGACCCCTATACCCAGGGATACTCCAAGGACTCTATTCCCAGTGCTCTCGACACCCCTACACCCAGGGGTGCTCCCTGCTCCCCCACACCCTGTGCTCCCGGTTCCCCTGTGCCCGGTGCTCCCGGGACCCCTATACCCAGATACGCTCCCGGCTTTGCCTTCCCCAGTGCTCCCGAGACCGCCGTGCCCTGTTGTCCCGGGACTCCACGCCCGGTGCTCCCGAGACCCCTATACCGAGATGCGCTCCCGGCTGCTCGGTGCTCCCGGGACCCCTATACCCAGGGGTGCGCCCAGCACCCCCGCTCCCGGTGCCGGACCGCTGGGCCCCCAGGCCGGTGCCGGGTACGgaccggccccgccgctcctctcctctcctctccgccccgtcccgtcccgtctgGTCCCTCCTCCCCCGGGAAAGCGCAAGCGCGGCGAACCGAAGGCGCGTCCTGCCTGCCGCACCGCGCCGGGGCCGCACCGCGCACCGGGGCCACCATGGCCTCGGTCGGCGACTTCTTCCGACGGAGCCTGCGGCGCTCGGGCCGCAGAGGTGAGCGCCGggaggggccgccgcgccgcgcaccggggggcgccggggtccgtccgctgccgctgcccgctgcccgccccggcgccgcggggggctgctggCCGGCGGAGCGGGGACTTTCCCGGGCAGCGCAGTCCGGGTGCAGCGGAGGGCACCGGCACCGGCCTCCCCAtgccgccgggcgggggggatCCGCGGCCCCCAGCTCGCACCGGGTCGGCCACCTTCAGCCCTGCACCCCATCCCCTGGGAGCGTACCCCATCGCAAAGGAGTTTCGTCCATGCCCTGGGGGTTGCACCCCATCCCCTGGGGGCATACCCCATCGCAAAGGAGTTTCGCCCATCCCCTGGGAGCGTATCCCATCCCAAACGAGTTTCACCCATGCCCTGGGGATTGACCCCGGTTAAGCCAGGGCAGCAGCCCCCACACGCTCGTCTCTAAAGGCGTTCGTGGCCCTTCACCGGCCGAGGGTGCAGGAACATGGCAGGCAGGGCACGCCGGAGCGGCGTCACAGCCGGCGGGGATTGCAGCCACGCAGGTCAGCGCGAGCCCGGCTGGGACGTGCCAGGCCCGGCCTGAGCTAGCTGCGGGCATCCAGGAGGGCACGGTGCCCCCGAGCACAGGGCAGAGCCGCAGCGCCGGCAGGAGATTTCAGAGGCCAGGGCAGAAATTGGTTATTTGTGAGCATTTCGGCAGTAGGGGAGCAACAAGTCAGGGTTTTCTGGGCCACCTGATTGTAGCTCACGTGGCAGCGGTGGGTACCAGCCTGGATTCAAGCCAGATCTGGATTCATCTGCAAGGAGAAACCGGGACCCACAGCACAGAGTAGGCTGGGGCAGCCAGCGGCTCTTTGGGGTTCGCCGCGAGCCCCCCTTGGGGACTGTTTTGTGCCTCCGCACCGAGGCGAGTGCAAAACCTCGCGTGGTTTTCGAGCTCAGCAGAAACATTTCACCAAAGTCAAAGCTGTTTCCTCTCTGCCGGGGGGCATGTGGGTGCCTGCGTGGTGCGCGCAGGGCATGAAGCGAAGCTCCTGCCCGCTGCAGCAGGGCCGGCTGGAGCGTCCTCATGCAAATTGCCGCGCGGGGTTGGGAGATCGCATCGTTGCACGATGGCCCGGGAGTGTTTCGGGCAGAACTAAACAGGTTCTGCCAGGCCACGGAGCGGGTGCCGGCGCTGCCCTCGGCGTCGCGGAGAAGGAAATCCCCCTCTCGGCTGGGAAGCCAATGGGGCGTAGGCAGGCGCTGTTTGTGCTgcgaaacttttttttttcttttcaacgcAGGCGATCCTGGTGCCGTTTCCACGTGCGGGCACGGCAGCCTTTGTTCTCGCCAGGCCACCTGCGGTGGGAGGGAGAGGTGAAAATCCACAGCACCTGCAGCCTGTTATCTTGCTGCAGCCGCAGCCACACTCCCGGGACCCACGTCCCCACTGACCCCCACCACAGGCCGGGTCAGCCGAGAATGTTCCCCTCGTTGCAGGGATGAGGGAAGGGTCGCAGCTGTCTCAGCGCCATAGCCTGGCGCAGGAGGACCATGTCCTCCATCTGAGTGGGGTGATCCCCAAGTCTTCCTGCTTTGGGATAAGGCACGACAGTCGTGGCTTGCATGGTCTCGCAGAGGCTTGCCAGCAAGTGCATGGGGCCCACCTCCCCGAGCATCACTGGCTGCATGAGGGACTGGTAACCCGGCTGGTCAACTGGGAGCTCTGAGTACTGATGCTATCTTAAACCAGTCCAACGCTGTGGGACATTGCATGGCCCCATACATCCCCAAAGCCCCTCGTCCAGCCCGGCGAGGCGGTATACTCTTGTAAGGAGTTAGGATATGCCCACGAGGGCTTTGCAAACAGACCCGTGCTAGCTCGTGGCtcagaggaggaggtctgctggGTAATGCTCCCGGCAGGACTTGCTGCACTGCTCCGTGCTTCGGGCGGGAGCGCGGACCCGTCTGCGAAGGCAGACCCGTGGCCCAGCATGACAACAATGTGGATTTTTGGAAATCCCGTTGATAAGATTCAAACGCAGCTCTCGCTTGGCAGTGGGTCTTGTATTCCTCAAATATAGGGGCTGCTAAAAATCCCATGTTGGGCACATGAGGGACGGGGTAGATGGGACCTAGCTGGGCTTTCACTTTACCCTGGTGGCCGTGAGGTTGCTCCCAGACCATTCGCTGAATGAAGCATGGAGCAGGCAAACACCAAGCACTAAGTTGAAGCATCTTGCTCTGCTGTCACCTGGGTGTTTGCATGCTGGTGACAAACCACGAAAGCATCTGCATCTGCATCTCCTCCTCGAGGCACTCCTGGGCTTTCTCCCATGTGCTTCCCACTGCTGCGCGGTGGGGGACAGGAGGCGGCTCTTCAGGATGAGTTTTGCCTTGCCAAGAGGAGCGACTTTGACTGCGGAGGTGGAGCAGCCTCGGGCAAAGCTGTGCCGTGGGTGGCTTCACACACCACCTTGGATTGGGAAACACGTTTCTGTTCCTTGGAAAGGGACCACGTGGCTGGTGGGGTGCCTGGTGGGATGgatgctgcagctcctccagctgggCTCATGTGGTGGAAAGGGTGGAAACGTGCTTCCAGACTAGAGGTGCTGGCTAGAGAGCCAGAAACATGAGGGGGGTGTCCATCACCCACGTGCCCCATGTAGTTAGAGGATGCCAGCGCGGCTTTTGGTGGGGAactggggagagagagggacaagCCGAGCGCTGCCAAGCCCAAACGGGCAGCCCACCGCAGCCGAGCTACGGCACAGCCGAAAGAGCCCAGGGCCAAACTCCAGGATGCCAGGACAAATTGCAAGAGTTGTTTGTTTTAACCTAACTACAGTTTATTTCCCTGCTAGTTATTCCTCAGAACAGCTCATGCATTCCCGTTCCAACTCCCGGCTGTAATCAGAGCAGAGACCAAGCTTGGGACATACTCACTGCTGGGAATTGGAGAGTTAGGAAGTCGCAGGCAGCTGCCGGGACAGGGAAATGCTGCTCAGCCTCGGGTAGCGCTCTTGCGATTTAACTCTCATCCTTCCCAGCCCTCGCATCATGCTGCCCAGCTGTGATCATCGTGGGACCCTCTGAGATGGCAAACGAGGGCTCTTTGCATTCTGGTTTCTAGTTTTTCGGGTTGTGGCAGCTGAGGCTTCCAAGCTGTGCTCCCCGACCAGCAGATCAAGAAATACGATGTAGTCTCAGGgaattgctttgctttgggaGCTGCATCTTAAGGAAAACTCTCAAGTCCCTTATTCGCAATCAGCAGAGTTCCCAGGACTAAGGGCATCTGGCATGGAGAGGTTTGGATTCATTTTACTGGAGGCTCTGGAGGCATTCGAACAAGACCCGGGCTGTTTGTTTGCTGGGTTTTTGACCTAAGGAAATTGATTCAGAGCTCTAAAGCCATTCCTACACCTTCGCCTCAGGTGTCTTCTCCAAAGATTTTCTGCTCCCTGGGATCCCAGGTGCCAGCTTCGCTCTGCGCCCTCGCTTGGATCAGGGTGAAGGCAGGCTCGGAGGTGTCCGCCCCCACCCAGGTGCTGGGGCTCTTCGATTTCATCTGACAGACCCAcaaaagcctttcttgttgtgCCAGGGCCATGATAACTCCTTGGCTTTCtcaggcaccttttttttttttctttttggctacaGGACAAAAAGAGGATCCTCAGGCTGCAGAAAGCAACCCCTCGCAGGGGTCCCAGGGGAAGGCAGGAGATTGCAGCTCTGTCTTCTATTCAGCTGGCCAGTTCTTCTTCGAGTACCTGGTGGTGGTGTCACTGAAGAAGATGCCGGACGGACATTATGAACCCAAGATATCATACCAGTTCCCAAAGGTATCTAGTCCCACGTTTCTGGGCATGGGAGATTTATGAAGTTAGCCGCAAGCCGTGGGGACTTCTGCAGGAGCCGTGAGACTTTTTCAGCTTGCGGAAGACCAGAAGATGGGTCTTCTGAAGTTAAGAGGAAACAGGGAGGTTGCTTCTCCCCCATTCCTAgagccagggagaaggggaacAGAAAAATACCACAGCACCCTGGAGCTGCACATCCATACCTCAGGACTTTGCCTGCCACAGGCTGGGCTCTGATGGTTTCTCCCTGCTATCCCACCCCAAGAGAAAAAGCCCCTTGGTGCTTCCTGGTCTCATGTTTCCCAAAAGGGAGACCTCATTCCCGGTCCTGGGAGCACCAACAGCAAAATCACATCCCAGAATGGCAGCACATGGGGGAGAGCCCCTGTTTGCGGAGAGGTCCATGGCAGCGGCTCTGGGTGCCTCTGCTTTGCCCCGTTATCCATGGGGTAAAAACACCAGAAATTGGGACTTTTGGGGGTGCTCATCCAGGGCTGTGCAGATGCCTACTGCTTCTGCCTGAGCTGGCGGTGGCTTTGGGCCACCAGATGTGCTCTGGGGTGCAGGGGACGTGCCCAGGGTGCAGGGGAGGCTGCGAGCACCCTCTGCCACCCTGACCTGGGGCATCACTTTGTTCCAGCGCGAGAACTTGCtgaagggccagaaggaggaggaggaacgtcTCTTGCAAGCCATCCCCCTCTTCTGCTTCCCCGACGGCAACAACTGGGCCCCCGTCGCCGAGTTCACCAGGTACCTGCCCCGCTGCAGGGGGCTTGGCTCGGCCACGGTTTTCCAGGACAGAGAGCCACCCTCGGGGACCCCTTTCCCCCGGCAGCACCCTGAAACTGGACCCCTTCTCCCCTTGCAGTGAAACCTTTTCTTTCGTCCTGACGAACGTGGACGGCAGCCGAAAGATCGGCTACTGTAGGCGGCTGCTGGTGAGTGTCCTGCCGTTGGTGCCCCCATCCCCGTGTCAGCGGTGGCCGTGTCACCCCATCCTCATGCTGGGAACGCAGTCCCTTCTCCCATGCCCGAAGCACAGTCTGGTGCTGGACGGAGGAAAGCAACGTTGGCAGTGTTTGTGTAGCCCAGGGCTGGCCCGAACACCCAAAATTGGCAGCGTGGGGCCAAGACAGTATAAGAAGGAGCAAGGAAGGAGCTGGGTGCTCTCGGTCATGTCCCCAAAAATTGCTTCTGAGCATCCGATGCCTTTCTCAGTGGGGCattcatcagggaaggagatggccgAGTCCCGCTCATGGATTTGGCTGACCTGGGGGATGCGAGTCATGGGAGAGGTCTTCTTTGGTGCTAAAGCACGGGCGTAAGGCCACAGGGCTGTGCACCATGGCTCGGCAACTTGCTGGATCCTGCCACGTTTACGTTTCCTGGCAAACCTGCCCGGTTCTGCATCCAGGGCCGAACTTTGGCTGTTTGCATAAGCTGGATGTGTCTGGAAGGTTGAAACGGCAAACAGCAAACGGCCCCAGGATAATCCAGTTGGAAAGGAAAACAACAGACTGGGAAGTCGTCCCACTGGTCCTCGTTTCAGTAGGAGGCAGGATTAGCCTAGGAGATGGTGGAGAGCGGGGCAGGAGTACCAGCAGAAATATCTGTGTCAAGCTGCTACACCGGTCATGCCTGCACAAAGGAACGGGAAACGGGGCCCAAAAATGGTGCTTTGATTGCACTTTGAGTTTCATGTTGAAACACCTATCATGGGCAAGTCAGCTCATTTCCGagctgctgccagcaggctcaGGAACTTGGACCTGGGGCTGCCTCCAAGGCTGTGACTTGAGAGCCGCTTCCTTTCACGTGGTGCAGCGGGGCCAGCATGCATGCCGCGGAGATGCTAAaaccctttttcccttctttcctcttccagccAGCTGGCCGCGGCACCCGCCTCCCTGAGGTCTTCTGCATCATCAGCTGCCTGGGCTGTTTCGGGCTCTTCTCCAAGGTAAGGACACGGTGGCTCCGTCCGACTTGGCAGTGGCCCAGGAGCCACAGGGGCTGCTGTACCTGATTCCCACTGTCTGCTGGGGTTTGACAGCCCCTTTTTGCCTCCCCCAGATCCTGGACGAGGTGGAGAAGAGGCGCCAGATCTCCATGGCGGTCATTTACCCCTTCATGCAGGGCCTCCGGGAATCGCCCTTCCCGGCTCCAGGGAAAACCGTCACCATTAAAAGCTTCATCCCCGAGTCAGGCACAGAGGTTGGTGAGGGTTTCAGGGACGGCTCCCGGACTGTTCCGACAAAGGGAGCCAGGGCTGTCTCCGGGAGCACCCTCGGCATctgcagcacccttgggtgcttGCCAGAGCTGTAGGTGGTGGGTTGGGCTGCTGGAAGCCTTTTGACCCAGGGGGCACAGGTGCCACCTCGCACCCAGGACGGGAGGAGGGTGACAAGcagtgaggatgaggatgggaCCCAGCAGTTCTCCCAAGGAGAGACATGTGATGCCGCCCCAGGATTGCTGCTGCATCGGCCTTGAGCTGGAGCCAGAGGTGCATTTCCTTACATCTGGGTTTCTGAAACGGCACCTCGAGCACTTACATTTTGTCCCAGAAGTTCCCAAGATTTCTCCAGTGTGGAGGAGAAAACCCAGCTCCACCATGCAATGTTAGCAACCCTGGCACAGATTTAACCCGCTCCTGTTGGGTCTGGGCCAGCTCTAGCCTCAGCGGCAGCTTCTTCTTTACACCTCGGTGCTCAGTGCAGCCTTGgcacccaccccaccccagttTAGTGGCAAGGGCTTGCAATTGCTGCCGTGCAAGCATCTAGCAAGCCTGAAGCCAGGGTGGGAAAGAGGGGGGGACCTGCCCTGGCACCAGGCCCGTGCATGGGTAAATTAGCCTCAATGCTGAGCACGGGGATGCATCCGAGAGCGCAGATCTGCGTCTCGAGCACCTTTTGCCAGCTGGCTATCAAGCTGCAAGCGATTTCTTCATCCAGGAAGGCTTGTGCAAGTGCTTTGCCCATTGCTCAATGCTCTGGCAGCGGGCCAGGCTGCCGGGAACGCGGCAGGGGGTGAAGGAGAAGGAGGGTGCGCAGGGCTGTTCTTCGAAAGAGCTGCACTTTGGGGCACCGGGCAGGAGCAAGGCATGGGAGATAAATGGGAAACTAGGATGAACAGAGGCACTGCGTGCCGGATCCTGCAGGATCCGGGCTGGAAAGGGGCTGTTCAGCCCTGCCGAGCTCCGTGCTGGCAGCGGGGATGATGCCGCTTTGCTGGAAGGGTGTTGGAGCGCATGGACGAGGGGAAATTCCCACCTCGGGGGAAGTTTGGGAGAGGGGCCAGGGCTGTGTGATGAGCTAGGCAGTCCTGTTAACCCTTTGCTAGCCACTGTCTCGGAGCAGCACCCGGCAGAGACACAGACCAGGCTTAGCAGATTGCCAGCCAGGGCCAAGCTGGCCCACAAACGCCCCTTAGAGAATTAGCCTCTGGGACATCCTTGCTAGCAACGCGGCAAGTCTGCCCTCGCAGAGAGCCTTTGGAGGGAGCTTGTGCGGCTTTTATAGCAGAAGTCTTGCCCTAATCCCTCCTCCCCATTCCCAGGGGACTTTCTCCGCTGTTGCTCTCGGGCAAGCTGCCAGCTGCTCCGATCCTGACATGTCTCTGCTGATCTCTTAGCAGCGACTGATGAGCATTGAAGAAAAGAAGCGTTTTGGTTAAAAATCCAGTGCCCCGCTCGATAAACCCCACAGTGCAGATCCCCGCTAGCTTCCCCAGCATCCTCAGCATTGCACATCCTTGTTTCCAGGGAAATCTCCAGGCAGGACAAGACCAGGTTCATCCCTTGCAGGAGGAACTTGCTAAGGATGCTGCAAACTCTCGGGGCAGGTCGGGGCAGCACCAGGGGCGCTCATGGTCATTAATAGCAATATTGCAGAGCGGGTCCTCAACTGCCACTGTCGCGGGTCCTCAACCGCCACTGTTGCGAGTCCTCGTCCCatgtggtggggctggcggccAGGTGCATGAGAGGTCCCACTCTCCCTCCCCAGCTCATCAAGCTCACACGGCCCGTGGATGCCCACCTGGAGCACGTGGAGTTCCAGGCGCTGCTGCAGCGGCTCAGCCCCCAGCTCATCCTGCACATCTTCGCCTCCGCCGTCCTGGAGCGGCGGCTCATTTTCCTGGCAGAGGAGCTCAGGTGAGTCCCAACATGTTTAggagtggggggggaaaaaaagaaaagaaaaaaaaaccctctgaatgGAGCGTGGGATGCACAGGAGGGGATGCTCCTCCTCGGAGCTGTGAAGTCCCCTTGCTTCCTCGTGCAGCGCAGGCGCGACCAGAGCGCAGGCGCTGGGCATCCCCGTGACGGCTCCTTGTCCCGCAGTGTCCTGTCGCAGTGCATCCATGCAGTGGCCGCTCTCCTCTACCCCTTCACGTGGGCTCACACC is a window of Struthio camelus isolate bStrCam1 chromosome 24, bStrCam1.hap1, whole genome shotgun sequence DNA encoding:
- the DENND2D gene encoding DENN domain-containing protein 2D, with product MASVGDFFRRSLRRSGRRGQKEDPQAAESNPSQGSQGKAGDCSSVFYSAGQFFFEYLVVVSLKKMPDGHYEPKISYQFPKRENLLKGQKEEEERLLQAIPLFCFPDGNNWAPVAEFTSETFSFVLTNVDGSRKIGYCRRLLPAGRGTRLPEVFCIISCLGCFGLFSKILDEVEKRRQISMAVIYPFMQGLRESPFPAPGKTVTIKSFIPESGTELIKLTRPVDAHLEHVEFQALLQRLSPQLILHIFASAVLERRLIFLAEELSVLSQCIHAVAALLYPFTWAHTYIPVVPECLLDTVCCPTPFMVGIQMRHLERVLDQPMEEALLVDLCKGKILQAGRVLQRSVALQVGDEEEILPAKLQNEVLTSLNRHNSNNNVQTSEQVNALVSEAFVQFFVRIVGHYASHIKWGKNGQGTFQERAFCKAVASKTNRKFVKKFVKTNMFSLFIEEAEKSRIPQEAYFQQKIAEYHEQKKHRRDS